GAGTGTTTTGTTGCGAACTGGAGCGGTCATGTTTCTCGCCTGCGGGAGTAGGTTGGCGAGTTCTATCCCAAAAGTGGCTTGACCCGGCTCCAAATGGAATCGCTGACGTTCTGGACACTTGAAGAGGCATCGATGGTTTGGATGCGTTCGGGATGGGCCGTGGCAAGTGCTTCGTAGCCCTGGCTGACTCGGTTGAAGAATGACTGGTCAGCCTCTTCGATGCGGTCACGAATGAAGGGCAGGGTGGCCTGACGTGAGGCAAGACGGGCGGCGCTGACTTCGGGTGGAACGCGCAACAGCAGGGTAAGGTCGGGACGGGTATCTCCCACTGCAAAGTCAATGACGGCCTGCACCAGTTTCAAATCAAGGCCCCTGCCGTAGCCCTGATAGGCGGTGGTGGAATCGTAGTATCTATCGCAGACAATGATTTCACCGGCTTCCAAGGCGGGGCGGAGAACTTCACGAACCAGTTGGGCACGGCTGGCGTTCATGAGCAGAAGTTCTGCTTCTGAGGTCATGGCGTGATTTTTCACGCTATGTTTAAGCGTGTAACGAATCTCTTCGCCAATGGGTGTGCCGCCAGGTTCCCGCACCATTCGGATGACGTGACCGAGAGCGCGCAGGCGTTCGGTGAGCAGGCTGATTTGCGTTGATTTACCGCAACCTTCGGTTCCTTCGAAGGATATTAGCAGTCCCTTTTTCATTAATGTTGGCGAGAGAGTGTATAAGCTTAAGGTGGATTAATTACGTGATTGGTTCTTTCTGACTGCACTGGGCGGCGTGTTGGTACTGGCGGGTTTGGAAAAGGTTCCCATGTAATCGACGAGCGAATTGATTTGCTCGTCATCCAATGGACCGCCATCGGTGGCAGCGAATCCCGGCATTAAAGTCCCGTCTTTACCATGGGTGATCCATTGCCGCCAGTAATCGGCGTTGGTGTCCTTGTTAAGATGATGCAAGTCCGGAACCATGGTGGCGCGATGTGGGGAGTCATGGCAAATCGCGCAGGCAGCGGTGTAAAGCTTCGCGCCGGATTTGCCAAACGCAGGGACAAGATGGCAACTGGCACAGTTATTTCTGAAAATTGATTGCCGGTTCGCGGCGGCTGATTCCTGGTTGCGCAGTCGATCCCCCATCGCGGGTGTCATGCCTCCACCATATCCGCTGGGAATGGTGGCGCTCACTGTAAGCAGCTTGGCGGCTGTCGGAGAAGCGACACTGACCTCTTTTGTGATGGTTCCAGTTTTTCCGCGTAAATCGATCGCGACGTCGATCCTTCCGATTTCCTTGGGCGGAATCTTCCATGGCTTGCTCGGAATGGTCGCCACGGTGCACCCACAAGAGGTGGCAACATCCGTAATGACGACCTCTTTCGAAGAAACATTAGTCAGGCAAAAGAAGAGGCGAGCATGAGTTTCGTTCGTGCCCGCAACATACTCCTTTGATTCTGCATCCCAGGCCAACGGATCATGGGGCTGGCTCGAACATGTTCTTGTTACGCAAAGCGTGATAAGAAGAATGCCGAAGATCGAAAGCAAAAAAGAAAGTCTGCGCTTCTTCATGACAACAGCAATTATTTAGAGCCTCTTTAAGCGTGGCCCCTTGGGAGTATCTTCAATGACCCAGCCCTTGGCTTTCAACTCGTCGCGAATTGCATCGGAGCGTTTGAAGTCCTTCGCCTTGCGAGCGGCCTGACGCGCTTCGAGTAAGGCAGCAATTTCGGCCGGCACTTCTGCTTCGACATTGGCCCCGACACCAAGGACGGCATCAATCTTTTGCCAGGCTGCCAAAGCCGCCGCTGCTTGCTGTGGTGTTAATGAATTCTCGGCGAGATGGCGATTGGTGTCACTCACCCACTCAAAAATCGCACCCCAGGCTCCAGCGATGTTGAGATCTTTATCCAGGGCCTGGGTGAAGGCATTCACCATCTTTTCATCCGCGGACGCCTGGGTTGAACCAGCTGTTTCCTTGAGTTTAATCAGGCATTCATCAATGCGAGCCAAGGCTGTGCGGGCACCTTGCAAACCGTCCAGGGTAAAATTGAAAGTTTCGCGATAGTGAGACGTCAGGAGGAGATAGCGTATTTCCCGACCCGTGAAACCCTTGGCCGTCAAATCGCCCAGCACAAAAAAGTTCCCGAGCCGTTTGCTCATCTTCTTGCCCTCGACCAGCAGGTGCGCTCCATGCATCCAATGTTTCACAAAACGCTGGCCTGAAGGTTGCAATCCGGCGCCTTCACTTTGGGCTATTTCGTCTTCATGATGCGGGAAAATGAGGTCTTCTCCACCCAGATGCAGATCGAAGCTTGGTCCGAGAAGTTTCATGCTCATGGCACTGCACTCAATGTGCCAACCAGGTCGGCCCTCTCCCCATGGGCTCGGCCAAAACACTGTGCCGTCTTCAGGCACGCGCGCTTTCCACAAGGCAAAGTCGGCCACGGATTCCTTCGCATACTCATCGCTCTTCACGCGCTCACCGACGCGCATTTCTTCAAAATTTAATTTGAGCAATTGTCCGTAGGTGCAACCACATCCGCGATATTTATCGATGCTGAAATAAACCGAGCCGTCCGGGGCCTTGTAAGCAATGCCCCGTTCTATGAGTTTTTCAATCAGAGAAATGATTTCGCCAATGAACTCCGTCGCGCGAGGAGTATTGGATGGGGGCAGGCAACCCAGGCTCTTGAGGTCCGCGAAGAAGGCCGCTTCGTACTTGGACGTATACTCC
The DNA window shown above is from Pedosphaera parvula Ellin514 and carries:
- a CDS encoding DUF1573 domain-containing protein; translation: MKKRRLSFLLSIFGILLITLCVTRTCSSQPHDPLAWDAESKEYVAGTNETHARLFFCLTNVSSKEVVITDVATSCGCTVATIPSKPWKIPPKEIGRIDVAIDLRGKTGTITKEVSVASPTAAKLLTVSATIPSGYGGGMTPAMGDRLRNQESAAANRQSIFRNNCASCHLVPAFGKSGAKLYTAACAICHDSPHRATMVPDLHHLNKDTNADYWRQWITHGKDGTLMPGFAATDGGPLDDEQINSLVDYMGTFSKPASTNTPPSAVRKNQSRN
- the tmk gene encoding dTMP kinase; the protein is MKKGLLISFEGTEGCGKSTQISLLTERLRALGHVIRMVREPGGTPIGEEIRYTLKHSVKNHAMTSEAELLLMNASRAQLVREVLRPALEAGEIIVCDRYYDSTTAYQGYGRGLDLKLVQAVIDFAVGDTRPDLTLLLRVPPEVSAARLASRQATLPFIRDRIEEADQSFFNRVSQGYEALATAHPERIQTIDASSSVQNVSDSIWSRVKPLLG
- the cysS gene encoding cysteine--tRNA ligase, which translates into the protein MALKLFNTLSRSVEEFVPLDPAGKRVGLYCCGPTVHDSAHIGNFRTFVFADLLRRYLEFRGYAVQHVMNITDVEDKIIARVRTANTTLKEYTSKYEAAFFADLKSLGCLPPSNTPRATEFIGEIISLIEKLIERGIAYKAPDGSVYFSIDKYRGCGCTYGQLLKLNFEEMRVGERVKSDEYAKESVADFALWKARVPEDGTVFWPSPWGEGRPGWHIECSAMSMKLLGPSFDLHLGGEDLIFPHHEDEIAQSEGAGLQPSGQRFVKHWMHGAHLLVEGKKMSKRLGNFFVLGDLTAKGFTGREIRYLLLTSHYRETFNFTLDGLQGARTALARIDECLIKLKETAGSTQASADEKMVNAFTQALDKDLNIAGAWGAIFEWVSDTNRHLAENSLTPQQAAAALAAWQKIDAVLGVGANVEAEVPAEIAALLEARQAARKAKDFKRSDAIRDELKAKGWVIEDTPKGPRLKRL